One genomic window of Mucilaginibacter sp. SJ includes the following:
- a CDS encoding Ig-like domain-containing protein, which translates to MPNPVTKLFLLLLFGVFFTPFAGLGQISKPQWVDDIGGSDANSIPSAVKIDKQNNVYVTGLFSGTVDFDPTPTGVYNLSTAGGINDFDIYVAKYTPAGKLIWAKSMGGGGIDQVNSMTIDNNGNPTISGQYDSNFMDADPGNGVFTLTNNGDKDEFIIQLTTNGAFSWAKSIGGGATDYGGKIVADSQGNVVGVSQFQGSVTVGGQTYSAPGGFSGMAVKFSPTGNPVWVLNLADAVNSEAHNCAIDANDNVIVSGVFSSTVNFNPLGTPYNINANGASTFIAKYNKNGILIWVKTIAGSVTSNNTNLCVNSKNEIYIDGPFSSPLIFNTGISLSPQGQRDIFLAKFSAAGDLLAANDVGGTYAHIYNYGIVASKNDDIYLSGYFDGTIDFDPSSTSVAPVSYHGNQDLFLAKYDSDLNYKWAFSAGSPNCSNTLGRNVEIDNNNDVLLVGSFCSTVDFDATTCSDLMLTAKSTARDSFVGKYVQSTATANLKITAFSIPGQSIPAVIDQSKLLITVTVPAGTDVKALKPNITVPGGVTLSPASAVAENFTDPVSYKLTGNNCNSLNYTVKVVFATNTVNTKSICSGAATVLVGNVVAPVPGSYVWQINNNNSWVNAPGTINNKDYATSALTNNTALNIVYSLRRQTNTGGTIAYDSYYDVTVQPAAAISNNVVTAPAVATFCSSADAAVITGSTPAGGNGTYTYQWQKSADNTTFTDITGATAKNYDPPATNITTYYRRIVTSGTCTLPVTGTAVIIKVEPVLAANSITAPAVNLFCSATDAAIITGSTPTGGDGIYTYQWQSSADNITFTAINGATAKDYDPPLVSVTTYFRRLVVSGVCTAPLASNITSIQIQGTTPVINNLITAPAAVTFCVSGDPAVIAGNVPSGGTGAFTYQWQSSANNITFIDIAGATGQSYDPGPVNTDTYYRRIASSGSCVLPVVSNVAGVKMLPAIAGNTIAAPAITTFCANGDPAPITGSVPTGGDGTYSYQWQKSTDNISFTDISGAVGKNYDPGVITATTYYRRLVTSGSCIMPLAGNTVIVTVETAIAGNNITAPAVTSFCITGDASTITGRNPTGGNGVFKYQWQISTDNTVFKDIQGATLRDYDPAPVNVNTYYRRKALSGSCITPSISNVVRIIILAVPATPVFAGTPPVICPGASATIVISAPQTGIIYNWYSSSAKDNLLFSGTSFPTGTLNTATSYYVEASNGICSSALAPIQVSMAPIPTAPALVENPVRVCAGLTATLKIQNPQTGFTYNWYSNATTGVLLYTGISFTTPVLTGGATYYAEAVNAAGCASGTRTAVNVNTIALPQIAVNNTAICPGTTATLTVSSSDGDNTILWYTSASAITPVYTGNSFTTPSLNSSTSYYVGAVNAGNCGTIVRTKVDVTMLKQLDAPVVSVDATTNSSIAFKWNAVEGATGYQVSIDNGQTYSQPSSGSNGLSHTVSGLQFNEQVTILVQALGASSCQLSGSSTAVTGTAISPNGSQIYVANTFTPNGDGNNDIVYVHGEGIKSIAFYVYDQWGELIFTSADMGKGWDGYYKGTREPVGVYVYYVKAVTNSGLQLNKKGTITLLR; encoded by the coding sequence ATGCCTAATCCTGTCACAAAATTATTTCTCCTGCTTCTTTTTGGCGTTTTTTTCACTCCGTTTGCCGGTTTGGGACAGATATCGAAACCACAATGGGTTGATGATATTGGTGGCTCTGATGCTAATTCCATTCCATCGGCTGTAAAAATTGATAAGCAAAATAATGTTTATGTAACCGGTCTTTTCAGTGGTACTGTTGATTTTGATCCAACCCCGACAGGTGTTTATAATCTTTCAACTGCAGGAGGCATTAATGATTTTGATATATATGTAGCTAAATATACTCCGGCAGGTAAGCTTATCTGGGCTAAGAGCATGGGGGGCGGAGGTATCGACCAGGTTAACTCCATGACCATTGATAATAATGGCAACCCTACAATAAGCGGACAATATGACTCAAACTTTATGGATGCCGATCCGGGGAACGGGGTTTTTACGCTTACGAATAATGGTGATAAGGATGAATTCATTATTCAGCTTACTACCAATGGTGCATTTTCCTGGGCCAAATCTATAGGAGGAGGGGCCACCGATTACGGAGGGAAAATAGTTGCGGATAGTCAGGGGAATGTTGTTGGTGTATCCCAGTTTCAGGGTTCGGTAACCGTAGGAGGGCAAACCTACAGTGCACCGGGAGGATTCTCGGGTATGGCGGTAAAGTTTAGTCCAACAGGAAACCCGGTGTGGGTATTAAATCTGGCAGATGCAGTTAATAGCGAAGCTCATAATTGCGCCATTGATGCAAATGATAATGTAATTGTATCCGGTGTTTTTTCAAGCACGGTTAATTTTAATCCTTTAGGCACCCCTTATAATATTAATGCTAATGGTGCTTCTACTTTTATTGCCAAGTACAATAAAAATGGCATCTTGATATGGGTTAAAACAATTGCAGGCAGCGTAACCAGCAACAACACCAATCTTTGTGTAAACTCAAAAAATGAGATCTATATTGATGGGCCTTTTTCATCACCTCTTATATTTAATACGGGGATAAGCCTTTCTCCTCAAGGCCAGCGGGATATATTTCTTGCAAAGTTCAGCGCGGCAGGCGATCTGCTGGCTGCAAATGATGTTGGGGGCACCTATGCCCATATCTACAATTATGGTATCGTAGCCAGTAAGAATGATGACATCTATTTGTCCGGATATTTTGATGGGACAATTGATTTTGATCCTTCCTCGACTTCAGTTGCTCCTGTTTCTTATCATGGGAATCAAGATCTGTTCCTGGCAAAATATGATTCGGATTTAAATTATAAATGGGCCTTTAGTGCAGGCAGTCCTAATTGCAGTAATACATTAGGACGTAACGTTGAAATAGACAATAACAACGATGTATTATTGGTTGGTTCGTTTTGTTCTACTGTTGATTTTGATGCCACAACCTGCAGCGACCTTATGCTTACCGCGAAAAGTACCGCCAGGGATAGTTTTGTAGGAAAGTATGTTCAGAGCACGGCAACAGCAAATTTAAAAATAACGGCTTTTTCCATTCCCGGTCAAAGTATTCCGGCTGTTATTGATCAGTCAAAACTACTCATTACAGTTACAGTACCCGCTGGTACTGATGTAAAAGCGTTAAAACCTAATATAACTGTTCCGGGTGGGGTAACATTAAGTCCGGCATCGGCAGTTGCAGAAAATTTTACGGATCCTGTAAGCTATAAACTCACCGGCAACAATTGCAACTCACTTAATTACACAGTGAAAGTTGTTTTTGCGACCAATACTGTTAACACGAAATCAATCTGCTCCGGTGCTGCTACGGTTTTGGTCGGAAATGTAGTGGCTCCGGTGCCTGGTAGTTATGTGTGGCAGATAAATAATAACAATAGCTGGGTAAATGCTCCTGGTACAATAAATAATAAAGACTATGCCACGTCGGCGTTAACAAATAATACTGCTTTAAATATAGTATACAGTTTGCGCAGGCAAACTAATACCGGCGGAACAATAGCTTATGATTCATACTACGATGTAACCGTGCAGCCGGCAGCAGCCATATCCAACAATGTTGTCACTGCTCCTGCAGTTGCCACCTTTTGTTCATCGGCAGATGCAGCTGTTATTACAGGCAGCACGCCAGCCGGTGGCAATGGCACCTATACTTACCAATGGCAAAAATCAGCAGATAATACAACCTTTACTGACATAACGGGTGCAACTGCAAAAAATTACGATCCGCCTGCTACTAATATTACGACCTATTATCGCCGTATAGTTACCTCGGGTACTTGTACCTTACCGGTAACGGGTACTGCCGTTATTATAAAGGTTGAGCCTGTACTGGCAGCTAACAGCATCACGGCTCCAGCTGTTAATCTATTTTGTTCGGCCACTGATGCCGCGATTATCACCGGCAGTACACCAACAGGAGGGGATGGCATATACACCTATCAGTGGCAAAGCTCTGCGGATAACATAACCTTTACAGCTATTAACGGAGCAACTGCAAAAGATTACGATCCGCCGCTTGTAAGTGTAACAACTTATTTTCGCCGGTTAGTTGTTTCGGGAGTTTGTACCGCGCCATTAGCAAGTAATATTACCAGTATTCAAATCCAGGGTACAACACCTGTAATTAACAACCTGATCACGGCCCCGGCAGCTGTAACATTTTGCGTAAGCGGCGATCCGGCGGTTATAGCCGGTAATGTACCATCGGGAGGAACCGGGGCATTTACTTACCAGTGGCAGTCATCTGCAAATAATATAACTTTTATCGATATAGCCGGCGCAACAGGACAAAGTTATGATCCGGGGCCCGTTAATACTGATACTTATTACCGCCGTATTGCATCATCAGGTAGCTGTGTTCTGCCTGTGGTAAGTAATGTTGCCGGGGTAAAAATGCTGCCTGCCATTGCCGGTAATACAATTGCCGCCCCTGCCATAACCACGTTTTGTGCCAATGGCGATCCTGCACCCATAACAGGAAGTGTTCCGACGGGAGGCGATGGTACTTATTCCTATCAATGGCAAAAGTCAACCGATAATATATCGTTTACAGATATATCCGGGGCAGTGGGAAAAAATTATGACCCCGGCGTCATAACAGCAACAACTTATTACAGGCGTTTGGTTACCTCGGGTTCGTGTATTATGCCACTTGCAGGCAATACAGTAATAGTAACGGTCGAAACAGCAATAGCAGGCAATAATATAACAGCACCTGCGGTAACTTCATTTTGTATCACCGGTGATGCATCAACTATAACCGGAAGAAACCCAACGGGTGGTAACGGGGTATTCAAATACCAATGGCAAATTTCCACCGATAATACCGTTTTTAAGGATATTCAGGGGGCAACGCTGAGAGATTATGACCCGGCGCCTGTCAATGTCAATACTTATTATCGCCGTAAAGCGTTGTCAGGCAGCTGTATTACACCGTCGATTAGTAATGTGGTGCGTATTATTATCCTGGCTGTTCCGGCTACTCCTGTGTTTGCGGGTACTCCGCCTGTAATTTGTCCGGGTGCTTCGGCAACTATAGTTATCAGTGCCCCGCAGACCGGGATTATCTATAACTGGTATAGTTCTTCAGCAAAAGATAACCTGCTATTTAGCGGTACATCATTTCCTACGGGGACACTAAACACAGCAACAAGCTATTATGTTGAGGCATCTAATGGCATCTGCAGCAGTGCCCTCGCTCCAATACAGGTAAGCATGGCGCCAATACCAACTGCCCCGGCATTGGTTGAAAACCCCGTTAGGGTTTGTGCAGGTTTAACAGCCACGCTTAAGATCCAGAACCCGCAGACAGGCTTTACCTATAACTGGTATAGCAACGCTACCACCGGAGTGCTTCTATATACCGGGATTAGTTTTACCACGCCTGTACTCACAGGTGGGGCTACCTATTATGCCGAAGCCGTAAATGCAGCTGGCTGCGCATCCGGCACCCGGACTGCTGTTAATGTCAATACCATCGCATTGCCGCAAATAGCCGTTAACAATACAGCCATTTGTCCCGGTACTACGGCAACGTTGACAGTATCAAGCAGTGACGGTGATAATACTATATTATGGTATACAAGCGCTTCGGCCATAACACCTGTTTATACGGGGAACTCCTTTACTACACCAAGTCTGAACTCATCAACCAGTTATTATGTAGGGGCTGTAAATGCCGGTAATTGTGGTACAATTGTACGCACAAAGGTTGATGTTACCATGTTAAAGCAATTGGACGCTCCTGTTGTGAGCGTGGATGCTACCACCAATTCAAGTATTGCTTTTAAATGGAATGCTGTAGAGGGTGCTACCGGTTACCAGGTAAGCATTGATAACGGGCAAACTTATAGCCAGCCAAGCTCAGGTTCCAATGGCTTAAGTCATACCGTTAGCGGGCTGCAATTTAATGAACAGGTTACTATACTGGTGCAGGCGCTCGGCGCCTCATCATGCCAGCTAAGTGGCAGTTCAACTGCTGTAACAGGCACGGCCATTAGTCCAAATGGAAGTCAGATTTATGTGGCAAACACTTTTACGCCTAATGGCGATGGCAATAATGATATAGTTTATGTGCATGGTGAAGGTATAAAAAGTATTGCATTTTATGTTTACGACCAATGGGGCGAACTTATTTTTACTTCTGCAGATATGGGTAAAGGATGGGACGGATATTATAAAGGCACCCGGGAGCCTGTAGGTGTGTATGTATATTACGTAAAGGCGGTAACAAATAGTGGACTGCAATTGAATAAAAAAGGAACAATTACGCTGTTACGATGA
- a CDS encoding PorP/SprF family type IX secretion system membrane protein, with product MKKRILLVTILLQLAFAGLLKAQVDPHFSQYYAYPLWLNPALTGAFDGETRLTGNFKDQWASVGNGYRTVGVSADFKPNDKVGLGLNIINQAAGAAGYNYFAAYGSFGYGIIISDDETQHLNFGVQAGVINRSFDPNKIQLDNQYNPGMGGFDPTLPGFENFVNSGATVFDAGAGIFYYNSDQFTAANPFLGLSLAHLTNAKDPFATEGINSRLSVRLNIHGGVRIKASDFFDVTPHFIYIKQQKNQIRAGGVYSELKFSDNNALILGAMLRLQDAAAANVGYRFNNMTIGASYDFNTSALRTATAGQGGFELSISYIFSRRPPNPAQVCPHI from the coding sequence ATGAAGAAACGGATCCTCTTAGTTACAATATTACTCCAGCTTGCGTTTGCCGGGTTACTGAAAGCGCAGGTTGATCCGCATTTTTCGCAGTATTATGCTTACCCTTTATGGCTTAATCCCGCGCTTACCGGGGCTTTTGACGGCGAGACGCGCTTAACGGGTAATTTTAAAGATCAATGGGCAAGTGTCGGTAATGGCTACAGGACTGTAGGGGTATCTGCAGATTTTAAACCTAACGATAAAGTTGGCCTCGGGTTAAATATTATAAACCAGGCAGCAGGTGCAGCAGGATACAATTACTTTGCCGCTTATGGTTCATTTGGTTATGGTATAATTATATCCGACGATGAAACGCAGCATCTGAACTTTGGGGTACAGGCTGGAGTTATAAACCGGAGTTTTGATCCAAATAAAATTCAGCTGGATAATCAATATAACCCCGGAATGGGCGGCTTTGATCCAACTCTTCCCGGTTTTGAAAATTTTGTTAACTCTGGGGCGACAGTGTTTGATGCCGGCGCGGGTATATTTTATTACAATAGCGATCAATTCACTGCTGCTAATCCTTTTTTAGGGTTAAGTCTTGCCCATTTAACTAATGCAAAAGATCCGTTTGCTACCGAAGGGATTAACAGCCGTTTATCGGTAAGGCTTAATATTCATGGCGGGGTGCGAATAAAGGCATCTGACTTTTTTGATGTTACACCGCATTTTATTTATATAAAGCAACAGAAAAATCAAATTCGGGCAGGCGGCGTATATTCCGAACTTAAGTTTTCCGATAACAACGCGCTTATTCTTGGGGCTATGCTACGGTTGCAGGATGCAGCGGCGGCCAATGTGGGCTATCGTTTTAATAATATGACAATTGGGGCAAGCTATGATTTTAATACTTCGGCATTGCGTACCGCCACTGCAGGGCAGGGAGGATTTGAGTTATCCATAAGTTATATTTTTTCACGTCGCCCGCCTAACCCGGCACAGGTTTGCCCACACATTTAA
- a CDS encoding gliding motility-associated C-terminal domain-containing protein — translation MHPKPAPLYKIILWAIFCLAFLPLAGFSRAFEIPMPVNTELRSVEPRFTPYHITVAPLQAITICSAAAAVLNGDVKTPVPDSYLWQINNNGNWVNAPSANTQKDYITSSLTNTSASSIVYSLRRRISTGGVVDFDSYYDVTVRPIAAVNNNTIIAPTVTQFCSTGNPTAITGSVPGGGDGTFSYQWQSSADNATFNDIPGAVSKNYDPPVLNNDTYYRRMVSSGACTTPALSNAVLLKVSTPPPPPSPTASVITICQGTQATLTVGSPQAGFTYNWYDSPAKTTVLATGTSYTTPVLSAGKSYYVEASNGTCGSQLATIQVKVTQAPAVPQFSQTTVTACMGSTVTLSVQNPQSGVIYNWYSTATDANILHTGSTWVLQNVTSAVTYYVEGLSSTGCSSTSRGKISLTVKPVIAVTNNQITAPTVTDFCVTGNPSAITGSTPAGGDGTFSYQWQSSADNVTFANIAGATSKNYDPPVLSKGTYYRRIVSSGTCTTPMVSNVISVQVLTPPPAPSPVASGLTICQGTAATLTISSPQAGLTYNWYDSPAKTTILATGTTYKTPVLNAGKSFYVEASNSACSSPLTTIQVTVSPLPAVPQFTQSTVSVCSGSTTTITIQNAQSGVVYNWYGSATDANILHTGTSYTISNVTAATTYYIQGVNAAGCGSSARGAVSVAIIPLPVVTISSSGTSVCPGTSATLTASASGGAVISWYDAPTGGNLLAQGNTYVTANLTSAKNYYLEATNSTGCNSSGRVTVQVQMTKPLEAPVVTVGEVTSSSVAFEWSAVSGATSYLVSTNNGLTYTAPSSGSSGLTHKVSGLGLNESVTITVKALGALSCTLSEASAAVTAATIDNNNIIYVANNFTPNGDGNNDIIYAHGKNIKTLSFNVYDQWGQLVFTSTDVNKGWDGYYKGSLMPVGVYVYYLKAAMNNGAQLNKKGTITLLR, via the coding sequence ATGCACCCTAAACCTGCACCTTTATATAAAATAATATTATGGGCAATATTTTGCCTGGCTTTTCTCCCGTTGGCCGGTTTTAGCCGGGCATTTGAAATTCCCATGCCCGTTAACACAGAGCTGCGATCTGTTGAACCACGGTTTACTCCGTACCATATTACGGTTGCTCCCCTGCAGGCAATTACCATTTGCTCCGCCGCTGCGGCTGTACTCAACGGAGATGTAAAAACTCCGGTACCTGACAGTTATCTATGGCAAATAAATAACAACGGGAACTGGGTAAATGCACCGTCGGCAAATACTCAAAAAGATTATATCACATCTTCGTTAACAAATACATCTGCTTCAAGTATTGTATACAGCCTGCGCCGAAGGATCTCTACCGGTGGTGTAGTGGATTTTGATTCTTATTATGATGTGACTGTAAGGCCGATAGCAGCGGTAAATAACAATACGATAATAGCGCCAACCGTTACCCAATTTTGCTCAACAGGCAATCCAACAGCTATTACAGGTAGTGTACCCGGAGGGGGCGATGGTACATTTTCATATCAATGGCAATCATCCGCGGATAACGCAACATTTAATGATATTCCGGGTGCTGTATCAAAAAACTATGACCCGCCGGTGCTAAACAATGATACTTATTATCGCCGTATGGTTTCTTCCGGTGCATGTACAACTCCGGCGCTTAGCAATGCTGTGCTCCTTAAGGTTTCAACACCTCCACCTCCTCCATCGCCTACGGCATCGGTAATAACTATTTGCCAGGGAACCCAGGCTACGTTGACGGTTGGCTCACCACAGGCCGGATTTACATATAACTGGTATGATTCGCCGGCTAAAACCACCGTGCTCGCTACGGGAACTTCATATACTACGCCTGTTTTAAGTGCTGGCAAAAGTTATTATGTCGAAGCATCAAACGGCACTTGCGGCAGCCAGTTAGCAACCATACAGGTAAAGGTTACCCAGGCGCCTGCTGTGCCTCAGTTTTCTCAAACAACGGTTACAGCCTGTATGGGCTCAACAGTGACCCTTAGCGTGCAAAATCCGCAAAGCGGCGTTATTTATAATTGGTATAGTACTGCAACTGATGCCAATATTTTGCATACCGGCAGCACCTGGGTATTGCAAAATGTAACGTCAGCAGTAACTTATTATGTAGAGGGACTTAGTTCAACAGGTTGTAGTTCTACATCACGCGGAAAGATAAGTTTAACTGTTAAGCCCGTGATAGCGGTAACCAATAACCAGATCACAGCCCCCACAGTTACTGATTTTTGTGTAACCGGTAACCCCTCGGCAATTACGGGCAGCACGCCTGCCGGTGGTGACGGTACTTTTTCATACCAATGGCAGTCATCTGCCGATAATGTAACCTTTGCTAATATTGCCGGGGCTACATCAAAAAACTATGACCCGCCGGTATTAAGTAAGGGCACTTACTACCGCCGTATAGTATCATCAGGTACCTGTACAACCCCCATGGTGAGTAACGTGATCAGTGTTCAGGTTTTAACACCTCCGCCTGCACCGTCGCCCGTAGCATCGGGCCTAACCATTTGCCAGGGAACCGCAGCTACGTTAACGATTAGTTCGCCGCAGGCCGGGTTAACTTACAACTGGTATGATTCGCCTGCTAAAACTACAATACTTGCCACGGGTACTACCTACAAAACACCTGTTTTAAACGCAGGCAAAAGTTTTTATGTTGAGGCATCTAACAGCGCCTGCAGCAGTCCTTTAACAACAATACAGGTAACCGTTTCGCCATTACCGGCGGTGCCGCAATTTACGCAAAGCACTGTTAGTGTTTGCTCCGGCTCCACAACAACAATTACCATACAAAACGCGCAAAGCGGTGTTGTTTATAACTGGTACGGCAGCGCAACCGATGCTAATATTTTACATACCGGAACCAGTTATACAATCAGCAACGTAACAGCGGCAACAACCTATTATATACAGGGTGTTAACGCTGCAGGATGCGGTTCCTCGGCCCGGGGGGCGGTTAGCGTAGCTATCATTCCGTTGCCGGTGGTTACAATAAGCAGTTCGGGAACATCTGTTTGCCCCGGCACCAGTGCTACATTAACCGCTTCAGCATCAGGCGGGGCAGTTATTTCATGGTATGATGCGCCGACGGGCGGAAACCTGCTTGCCCAGGGCAATACATATGTTACAGCTAACTTAACATCGGCAAAAAATTATTATCTGGAAGCAACCAACAGCACCGGGTGCAACAGCAGCGGAAGAGTGACGGTGCAGGTACAGATGACCAAGCCGCTTGAAGCGCCTGTGGTAACGGTTGGTGAAGTTACCTCATCAAGCGTAGCTTTTGAGTGGAGCGCGGTAAGCGGAGCTACCAGTTACCTGGTAAGTACCAACAACGGTTTAACCTATACCGCGCCAAGTTCGGGCAGTAGCGGTTTAACGCATAAAGTGAGCGGCCTTGGTCTAAACGAGTCTGTAACCATTACAGTTAAGGCTTTAGGAGCGTTATCATGTACGCTTAGCGAAGCTTCGGCCGCGGTTACTGCCGCCACCATCGATAATAACAATATAATATATGTAGCCAACAACTTTACCCCCAACGGCGACGGAAATAACGACATCATTTATGCACATGGAAAAAATATAAAAACACTTTCCTTTAATGTGTATGATCAATGGGGACAATTGGTTTTTACATCAACCGATGTTAACAAAGGATGGGATGGTTATTATAAAGGCTCATTGATGCCCGTGGGTGTATACGTATACTATTTAAAAGCTGCAATGAATAACGGGGCGCAATTGAATAAAAAAGGAACAATTACGCTATTAAGATGA
- a CDS encoding PorP/SprF family type IX secretion system membrane protein → MKKLILIITIALQFAVAGTVKAQVDPHFSQYYAYPLWLNPALTGVFDGDTRLSANYRDQWANISNGYRTAGVSADFKPTDKVGIGFNILDQKAGTAGYNYFTAYGSFGYGITLSGDGNQRLHFGLQAGVISRSFDPGKLQSDNQYDPNSGFDPNLPNFENFGYSSKTVFDAGAGIYYYNADPMNKANLFGGLSINHINDVTDPFAAGGIASKLPMRFTAHGGVRIKASDFFDLIPNAVYVKQGKGEIKAFGLYSELKFADDNGLVLGGMVRVQDAAIANVGYHIRRMMIGASYDFNTSGLRAVTSGRGGFELSISYIFSRYTDSPAPICPRI, encoded by the coding sequence ATGAAGAAACTAATACTCATTATTACAATAGCGCTGCAGTTTGCAGTTGCAGGAACGGTGAAGGCGCAGGTTGATCCGCATTTTTCACAATATTACGCTTACCCACTTTGGCTCAACCCGGCGCTTACAGGCGTTTTTGACGGGGATACACGCTTATCTGCCAACTACCGTGACCAGTGGGCAAACATCAGCAATGGCTACCGCACAGCGGGGGTATCGGCCGATTTCAAGCCAACCGATAAGGTGGGCATAGGCTTTAATATCCTTGATCAAAAAGCAGGCACTGCCGGGTATAATTATTTTACAGCTTATGGTTCATTTGGTTATGGCATAACCCTGTCAGGCGATGGTAATCAGCGGCTGCATTTTGGTTTGCAGGCGGGTGTTATCAGCCGCAGCTTTGATCCGGGTAAACTCCAGTCTGATAACCAGTACGATCCGAACAGCGGCTTCGACCCTAACTTGCCCAATTTCGAAAATTTTGGTTATTCGTCAAAAACGGTATTTGATGCAGGCGCCGGTATCTATTATTACAATGCCGATCCGATGAATAAAGCCAATTTGTTTGGCGGGCTTAGCATTAACCATATCAATGATGTAACAGATCCTTTTGCCGCTGGCGGTATCGCCAGTAAATTGCCCATGCGGTTTACTGCACATGGCGGTGTGCGTATAAAAGCGTCTGATTTTTTTGACCTGATCCCAAACGCAGTTTACGTTAAACAAGGCAAAGGTGAGATTAAAGCGTTCGGATTATATTCTGAACTTAAGTTTGCCGATGATAACGGCCTGGTACTCGGTGGTATGGTCCGGGTGCAGGATGCTGCAATTGCCAACGTTGGTTACCATATACGCAGGATGATGATTGGTGCCAGTTATGATTTTAATACTTCAGGGCTTCGCGCGGTTACATCTGGCCGCGGCGGTTTTGAACTATCAATAAGCTATATATTTAGTCGCTACACTGATTCTCCGGCCCCAATTTGCCCAAGGATATAA